The following proteins are encoded in a genomic region of Glycine soja cultivar W05 chromosome 17, ASM419377v2, whole genome shotgun sequence:
- the LOC114393869 gene encoding probable inactive receptor kinase At5g67200, with amino-acid sequence MHLDQHDPKTTTRATKVLPLFLYLFFFFSLASSAPPMLPSDAVSLVSFKREADQDNKLLYSLNESYDYCQWQGVKCAQGRVVRFVAQSMGLRGPFPPHSLTSLDQLRVLSLRNNSLFGPIPDLSPLVNLKSLFLDHNNFSGSFPPSLIFLHRLLTLSLSHNRLSGPLPVNLTLLDRLIALRLNSNHFSGTLPFFNQTTLKVLDLSYNNLSGPVPVTPTLAKFNATTSFSGNPGLCGEIVHKECDPRSHFFGPATSSSTTPLSQSEQSQGIVVVPSSTTTTKHDKKTGLVVGFVVAVVLVAAFTLTMVSLVRKKQNGKAFRAKGVVLESPEVEGGGGVVVVEGEREVKMRKMEEAHRSGKLVFCCGEVQSYTLEMLMRASAELLGRGSVGTTYKAVMDSRLIVTVKRLDGKSAAAGSDGEGFERHMEVVGRLRHPNLVPLRAYFQAKGERLVIYDYQPNGSLFNLVHGSRSARAKPLHWTSCLKIAEDVAHGLAYIHQVSSLIHGNLKSSNVLLGMDFEACITDYCLALFADSSFSEDPDSAAYKAPEARNSSRRATAKSDVYAFGVLLIELLTGKHPSQHPFLAPADLQDWVRAMRDDDGSEDNRLEMLTEVASICSATSPEQRPAMWQVLKMIQGIKDSVTMEDTALTGLS; translated from the exons ATGCATCTGGATCAACATGACCCCAAAACGACAACAAGAGCAACAAAAGTCCTCCCTCTGTTCCTCtacttgttcttcttcttcagcctCGCCTCTTCGGCTCCTCCCATGCTCCCCTCCGACGCAGTATCGTTAGTGTCGTTTAAGCGTGAAGCGGACCAAGACAACAAGCTCCTCTACTCCCTCAACGAAAGCTACGACTACTGCCAGTGGCAGGGCGTGAAGTGCGCGCAGGGCAGAGTGGTCCGCTTTGTGGCCCAGTCCATGGGCCTGCGCGGCCCATTCCCACCGCACAGCCTCACGAGCCTGGACCAGCTCCGAGTCCTCAGCCTCCGCAACAACTCCCTCTTCGGGCCCATCCCCGATCTAAGCCCACTCGTGAACCTCAAGTCACTCTTCCTCGACCACAACAACTTCTCTGGCTCCTTCCCTCCCTCCCTTATCTTCCTCCACCGCCTCCtcactctctccctctcccacAACCGCCTCTCCGGTCCCCTCCCCGTAAACCTCACCCTCCTCGACCGCCTCATCGCGCTTCGTCTCAACTCCAACCACTTCTCCGGCACGCTTCCTTTCTTCAACCAGACCACCTTAAAAGTCCTCGACCTATCCTACAACAATCTCTCCGGCCCTGTGCCGGTCACCCCGACTCTAGCCAAGTTCAACGCAACAACATCCTTTTCAG GTAACCCCGGTCTCTGCGGGGAGATTGTTCACAAAGAGTGCGACCCTCGTTCACACTTCTTCGGCCCCGCCACGTCATCCTCTACCACACCCTTGAGCCAGAGTGAACAATCTCAGGGTATTGTAGTTGTTCCTTCTTCTACGACCACAACAAAGCATGATAAAAAAACAGGACTTGTTGTCGGGTTTGTCGTCGCGGTTGTTCTTGTCGCTGCTTTCACTCTCACGATGGTTTCTTTGGTGAGAAAGAAGCAAAATGGTAAAGCTTTTAGAGCAAAAGGCGTGGTTTTGGAGAGTCCTGAGGTGGAGGGTGGTGGTGGTGTCGTTGTGGTGGAAGGTGAGAGGGAGGTGAAGATGAGAAAGATGGAAGAGGCGCACAGGAGCGGGAAGCTGGTGTTCTGCTGCGGGGAGGTGCAGAGTTACACGCTGGAGATGCTGATGAGGGCTTCGGCGGAGTTGTTAGGGAGGGGGAGTGTGGGGACCACCTACAAGGCGGTGATGGATTCGCGGCTGATTGTGACGGTGAAGAGGTTGGATGGGAAAAGTGCGGCGGCGGGGAGTGATGGGGAAGGGTTTGAGAGGCACATGGAGGTTGTGGGGAGGCTGAGACACCCCAATTTGGTGCCTTTGAGGGCTTATTTTCAGGCCAAGGGTGAGAGGCTTGTTATTTATGATTATCAGCCCAATGGCAGCCTCTTCAATCTCGTTCATG GTTCAAGATCAGCGAGGGCAAAACCATTGCATTGGACATCATGTTTGAAAATAGCAGAAGATGTAGCACATGGACTTGCTTACATCCATCAAGTTTCATCCTTAATCCATGGCAACCTAAAATCCTCTAACGTCCTTCTTGGGATGGACTTTGAGGCTTGCATCACGGACTATTGCTTGGCCTTGTTTGCAGATTCTTCATTCTCCGAAGACCCTGATTCCGCCGCCTACAAAGCACCGGAGGCTCGCAACTCTAGCCGCAGGGCCACTGCTAAGTCTGATGTGTATGCTTTTGGGGTGCTTCTAATAGAGCTTTTGACGGGTAAACACCCTTCCCAGCACCCTTTTCTTGCACCAGCGGACTTGCAAGATTGGGTTAGAGCGATGAGGGATGACGATGGCAGCGAAGACAACCGGCTGGAGATGCTCACGGAGGTTGCCAGTATTTGCAGCGCAACATCGCCAGAGCAGAGGCCGGCGATGTGGCAAGTCCTTAAGATGATACAGGGAATTAAGGACAGTGTTACCATGGAGGATACTGCACTTACTGGACTCTCATAG